A region of Sugiyamaella lignohabitans strain CBS 10342 chromosome A, complete sequence DNA encodes the following proteins:
- a CDS encoding 26S proteasome regulatory subunit rpn1 (Fungal Genetics Stock Center 13879): MAPSKDTTTPNNNDGSEPTDSTQPQQTAAGSSKDAKDVKDVKGKKKDGKKKKGEEDVEELSEEDQKLKGELEMLVERLKVCFWTGFAMTRDSTHISS; the protein is encoded by the coding sequence ATGGCGCCATCGAAGGATACAACGACTCCGAACAATAATGACGGCTCGGAGCCTACTGATTCCACGCAACCACAGCAAACGGCCGCTGGATCTAGCAAAGATGCCAAAGATGTCAAGGATGTGaaaggaaaaaagaaggatggaaagaagaagaagggtGAGGAGGATGTCGAGGAACTCTCGGAAGAAGATCAGAAATTGAAGGGAGAACTTGAGATGCTGGTGGAGAGATTAAAAGTATGTTTCTGGACCGGTTTTGCCATGACAAGAGATTCCACCCACATATCATCGTAA
- the DAP2 gene encoding Dap2p (Dipeptidyl aminopeptidase; synthesized as a glycosylated precursor; localizes to the vacuolar membrane; similar to Ste13p; GO_component: GO:0000329 - fungal-type vacuole membrane [Evidence IDA] [PMID 2647766]; GO_component: GO:0016021 - integral component of membrane [Evidence IEA]; GO_component: GO:0016020 - membrane [Evidence IEA,IEA]; GO_component: GO:0005774 - vacuolar membrane [Evidence IEA]; GO_component: GO:0005773 - vacuole [Evidence IEA]; GO_function: GO:0004177 - aminopeptidase activity [Evidence IEA]; GO_function: GO:0008239 - dipeptidyl-peptidase activity [Evidence IDA] [PMID 2647766]; GO_function: GO:0016787 - hydrolase activity [Evidence IEA]; GO_function: GO:0008233 - peptidase activity [Evidence IEA]; GO_function: GO:0004252 - serine-type endopeptidase activity [Evidence IEA]; GO_function: GO:0008236 - serine-type peptidase activity [Evidence IEA,IEA]; GO_process: GO:0016485 - protein processing [Evidence ISS] [PMID 3305478]; GO_process: GO:0006508 - proteolysis [Evidence IEA,IEA]) — translation MVARSRDYEPLRVDDQGEIDSPRSSTSSILEKFTGHGRSESDAERQWRGESEFDYGSEPRPKKVKRSRLIVLAVLSVITLVLFVSTSVSYIKSSPSGSFRQTTFSGTVDIATGKKLLTLEELRTGAYAANHQSISWIEPIPSAKENLGDFVLQKDNKFLLSHWANRSDEKLIVENVVEIEGTPRAINSVTLNRDQTKAILSTDRKKNWRHSSFSLFWVLDLETREITPVNTKDSSRPIALAEWSPRGDRIAFVADNNIFLRYVGGEDDGTVKQITTDGGDEIFYGRPDWVYEEEVFSGSKALWWSLNGEYLAFLRTNDTEVPEFPIPYFVQHGDDGSDPYPELVNLKYPKPGFPNPIVNILFLEISTEEYYAVPVEENPAIDNLITEVLWTDNSKVILRVTSRESDILKISVVDAKTRTGKIVRSSDETGDDGGWFEVSQDTVFIPADPENGRPEEGYIDTIFVDGYNHLAFFSPVDSSEPKTILTRGEWEVTDVSSVDLKNNKVYFLSTKKSAVERQLYSVNLDGTGLTSVSDDSQDGYYRASFSADSRYVLLSYDGPEVPWQKVVDLHSESPLSHAETIESNSGLRDRLKDYALPKINHFQLKVATDEETGADIVANVKEILPASFNPAKKYPVLFFVYGGPGSQTVTKAFALDFQRILSGLEDIIVVSVDGRGTGFMGRKFRTVVRDKLGHFEPLDQITTAKYYASKPYVDAEHIAIWGWSYGGYMTLKTLETDAGQTFRYGMSVAPVTNWRFYDSVYTERYMHTPQNNPKGYAEAAIHNVTAIAQNERFLLMHGTGDDNVHVQNSLVLLDLFDQNNVENYDVHVFPDSDHSISFNNANTIIYDKLHHWITSAFQGKFKTIL, via the coding sequence ATGGTGGCTCGTTCGCGTGATTATGAGCCTCTCAGGGTCGACGACCAGGGCGAGATTGATTCTCCTCGATCTTCTACTTCGTCGATTCTTGAGAAGTTCACCGGCCATGGGCGCTCGGAGAGTGATGCCGAACGACAATGGCGCGGCGAAAGTGAGTTTGACTATGGCTCTGAACCTCGTCCTAAGAAGGTCAAGAGATCTCGTTTAATCGTATTGGCAGTACTCAGTGTTATCACTTTAGTGTTGTTTGTATCAACATCAGTTTCGTATATCAAGTCGTCTCCTAGTGGATCATTCCGTCAAACTACCTTCAGCGGCACAGTTGACATTGCTACGGGCAAGAAGCTTTTGACTTTAGAGGAATTGAGAACTGGAGCTTATGCTGCCAATCATCAGTCTATTAGTTGGATTGAGCCAATTCCTTCTGCTAAAGAGAACCTAGGTGATTTCGTCCTTCAAAAGGATAATAAGTTCTTGTTGAGCCACTGGGCCAATCGAAGCGATGAAAAGCTGATTGTCGAGAATGTTGTTGAAATTGAGGGTACACCACGTGCTATTAACTCGGTCACTCTGAATCGTGATCAGACTAAAGCTATTTTGTCGACTGACcgaaagaagaactggaGACACTCGTCATTCTCGTTATTCTGGGTTCTGGATCTTGAAACTAGAGAAATCACCCCAGTAAATACAAAGGACTCTTCTCGTCCCATTGCCCTTGCTGAATGGTCTCCACGTGGTGACCGTATTGCATTCGTTGCTGATAACAACATCTTCTTGCGATATGtaggtggtgaagatgatggaACTGTCAAACAAATCACTACTGACGGTGGTGATGAGATCTTCTACGGTCGTCCCGATTGGGtttatgaagaagaggtgtTTAGTGGTTCTAAGGCTTTGTGGTGGTCCTTGAATGGTGAATACTTAGCGTTTTTGCGAACGAACGATACTGAAGTTCCTGAGTTCCCAATTCCATATTTCGTTCAACATGGCGACGATGGTTCAGATCCTTATCCTGAGCTTGTGAACTTGAAGTATCCTAAGCCTGGTTTCCCCAATCCCATTGTTAACATCTTGTTCCTAGAGATTAGCACTGAGGAATACTATGCAGTTCCCGTTGAAGAGAATCCTGCTATTGATAATCTCATTACCGAGGTTTTGTGGACAGATAATTCCAAGGTGATTTTGAGAGTAACTTCACGTGAAAGTGATATCCTGAAAATCTCGGTAGTTGATGCCAAGACTCGAACTGGTAAGATAGTTCGTAGTTCGGATGAAACTGGTGACGATGGTGGTTGGTTTGAGGTTTCTCAAGATACTGTTTTTATTCCTGCCGACCCTGAAAATGGTCGTCCTGAAGAGGGTTATATTGATACTATTTTCGTTGATGGATATAATCATCTGGCTTTCTTTTCACCTGTTGACTCCTCTGAACCCAAGACCATTCTTACTCGTGGCGAATGGGAAGTTACTGATGTATCCAGTGTGGACCTGAAGAATAACAAAGTTTACTTTTTGTCTACCAAAAAATCTGCTGTGGAGAGACAGCTCTACAGTGTTAACCTTGATGGAACTGGATTGACCTCTGTCAGTGACGATTCTCAAGATGGATATTACCGTGCTTCTTTCTCTGCCGATAGTAGATATGTGCTTCTCTCATACGATGGTCCCGAGGTGCCGTGGCAAAAGGTGGTTGACTTGCACTCAGAAAGCCCATTGAGTCATGCTGAAACTATCGAGTCCAATTCTGGTCTCCGCGACCGTCTAAAAGACTATGCTCTTCCTAAAATCAACCACTTTCAACTGAAGGTCGCTACTGACGAGGAAACTGGTGCTGACATTGTTGCAAATGTTAAGGAAATTCTTCCTGCCTCTTTTAACCCTGCAAAGAAGTACcctgttttgtttttcgtCTATGGAGGACCAGGCTCGCAAACGGTTACTAAGGCATTCGCACTTGACTTCCAACGTATATTGTCTGGCCTTGAAGACATTATTGTAGTTTCAGTTGACGGAAGAGGTACTGGTTTCATGGGACGCAAGTTCCGTACTGTTGTTCGTGACAAGCTTGGCCACTTTGAACCCCTTGATCAAATTACAACTGCTAAATACTACGCTTCTAAACCCTATGTCGATGCCGAGCATATTGCTATTTGGGGATGGAGTTATGGTGGATATATGACGCTCAAGACTCTCGAAACTGATGCCGGTCAAACTTTCAGATATGGAATGTCAGTTGCTCCAGTCACTAACTGGAGGTTCTATGACTCTGTTTATACCGAGAGATACATGCACACCCCTCAGAACAATCCTAAGGGTTATGCTGAAGCCGCTATTCACAATGTGACTGCAATTGCTCAGAACGAGCGATTCCTACTCATGCATGGAACTGGTGATGACAATGTCCATGTTCAAAACTCTCTTGTGCTACTTGATCTTTTCGATCAAAACAATGTTGAAAACTACGATGTCCATGTCTTCCCAGACTCAGATCATAGTATCTCCTTCAACAATGCTAATACTATTATCTATGACAAGTTACACCATTGGATCACCAGTGCTTTCCAAGGCAAGTTCAAGACAATCTTATAA
- the SLT2 gene encoding mitogen-activated serine/threonine-protein kinase SLT2 (Serine/threonine MAP kinase; involved in regulating maintenance of cell wall integrity, cell cycle progression, and nuclear mRNA retention in heat shock; required for mitophagy and pexophagy; affects recruitment of mitochondria to phagophore assembly site (PAS); plays a role in adaptive response of cells to cold; regulated by the PKC1-mediated signaling pathway; SLT2 has a paralog, KDX1, that arose from the whole genome duplication; GO_component: GO:0005935 - cellular bud neck [Evidence IDA] [PMID 12361575]; GO_component: GO:0005935 - cellular bud neck [Evidence IDA] [PMID 23924898]; GO_component: GO:0005934 - cellular bud tip [Evidence IDA] [PMID 12361575]; GO_component: GO:0005934 - cellular bud tip [Evidence IDA] [PMID 23924898]; GO_component: GO:0005737 - cytoplasm [Evidence IDA] [PMID 11914276]; GO_component: GO:0043332 - mating projection tip [Evidence IDA] [PMID 12361575]; GO_component: GO:0005634 - nucleus [Evidence IDA] [PMID 12361575]; GO_component: GO:0005634 - nucleus [Evidence IDA] [PMID 23924898]; GO_function: GO:0005524 - ATP binding [Evidence IEA,IEA]; GO_function: GO:0004707 - MAP kinase activity [Evidence IEA,IEA]; GO_function: GO:0004707 - MAP kinase activity [Evidence ISS] [PMID 8386319]; GO_function: GO:0016301 - kinase activity [Evidence IEA]; GO_function: GO:0000166 - nucleotide binding [Evidence IEA]; GO_function: GO:0004672 - protein kinase activity [Evidence IEA]; GO_function: GO:0004672 - protein kinase activity [Evidence IDA] [PMID 16319894]; GO_function: GO:0004674 - protein serine/threonine kinase activity [Evidence IEA,IEA]; GO_function: GO:0004674 - protein serine/threonine kinase activity [Evidence IDA] [PMID 20823268]; GO_function: GO:0004674 - protein serine/threonine kinase activity [Evidence IDA] [PMID 24554767]; GO_function: GO:0016740 - transferase activity [Evidence IEA]; GO_function: GO:0016772 - transferase activity, transferring phosphorus-containing groups [Evidence IEA]; GO_process: GO:0000165 - MAPK cascade [Evidence IEA,IEA]; GO_process: GO:0030969 - UFP-specific transcription factor mRNA processing involved in endoplasmic reticulum unfolded protein response [Evidence IMP] [PMID 18971375]; GO_process: GO:0000917 - barrier septum assembly [Evidence IGI] [PMID 19633265]; GO_process: GO:0030968 - endoplasmic reticulum unfolded protein response [Evidence IDA,IMP] [PMID 16380504]; GO_process: GO:0009272 - fungal-type cell wall biogenesis [Evidence IGI] [PMID 16524906]; GO_process: GO:0030242 - peroxisome degradation [Evidence IMP] [PMID 20385774]; GO_process: GO:0016310 - phosphorylation [Evidence IEA]; GO_process: GO:0006468 - protein phosphorylation [Evidence IEA]; GO_process: GO:0006468 - protein phosphorylation [Evidence IMP] [PMID 14703512]; GO_process: GO:0006468 - protein phosphorylation [Evidence IDA] [PMID 16319894]; GO_process: GO:0006468 - protein phosphorylation [Evidence IMP] [PMID 20219973]; GO_process: GO:0008361 - regulation of cell size [Evidence IMP] [PMID 17302939]; GO_process: GO:0060237 - regulation of fungal-type cell wall organization [Evidence IGI,IMP] [PMID 8386319]; GO_process: GO:0042990 - regulation of transcription factor import into nucleus [Evidence IMP] [PMID 20219973]; GO_process: GO:0001101 - response to acid [Evidence IMP] [PMID 16087742]; GO_process: GO:0007165 - signal transduction [Evidence IMP] [PMID 8386319]) → MIKAERHVYKVFNQDFTIDKRFHITKELGHGAYGIVCAARCPGSPEIPGIAIKKVTNIFSKKILCKRALRELRLLNHFRGHKNITCLYDMDIVDTNNFNELYLYEELMECDMHQIIRSQQPLTDAHYQSFIYQILVGLKYIHSANVLHRDLKPGNLLVNADCELKICDFGLARGFSSDPERNAGFLTEYVATRWYRAPEIMLSFQSYTKAIDIWSVGCILAELLGGKPFFKGKDYVDQLNQILHYLGTPSEETLQRIGSPRAQEYVRSLPYMPRIPFESLFPNANPEALDLLNKMLAFDPADRITVEEALEHPYLRIWHDPADEPVCPSEFDFSFEAVDDMDQMRQMILDEVMKFREMVRQPIPNQRQQEEAEAQAHAHAQAQAQAQAQAQAQAEAQAQAQAQAQAQAQAQAQQYADSSLAVEYTSPISMDQQHSLNAAFSRTDQLGIPSEEFRYQDQPPKPQENVGAPASAFDLERELEFGLDAR, encoded by the coding sequence ATGATAAAAGCAGAGCGACACGTCTACAAGGTCTTTAACCAGGACTTTACTATCGACAAGAGGTTCCATATTACTAAAGAATTGGGCCATGGCGCCTATGGTATTGTCTGTGCAGCTAGGTGCCCTGGTTCACCAGAAATACCGGGAATCGCCATTAAAAAAGTCACGAATATTTTCTCAAAAAAGATTCTTTGTAAGCGAGCTTTGAGAGAACTCCGTCTTCTGAACCATTTCAGAGGCCACAAGAACATTACATGTCTGTATGATATGGACATTGTAGATACAAACAACTTCAATGAACTATATCTCTATGAAGAGTTGATGGAATGTGACATGCACCAAATCATTAGATCACAGCAACCTCTTACTGACGCTCACTATCAGAGCTTCATTTACCAGATTCTGGTGGGGTTAAAATACATCCACTCTGCCAATGTGTTACACAGGGACCTGAAACCCGGTAATCTACTAGTGAACGCAGACTGTGAATTAAAAATATGTGATTTTGGTCTTGCGAGAGGCTTTTCTAGCGATCCCGAACGAAATGCTGGCTTTCTAACCGAATACGTAGCAACTAGATGGTACAGAGCTCCTGAAATTATGCTTAGTTTCCAGAGCTATACTAAAGCAATCGATATCTGGTCTGTGGGATGTATTCTTGCTGAACTTCTTGGAGGTAAACCCTTTTTCAAGGGCAAAGATTATGTTGACCAACTCaatcaaattcttcatTATCTTGGCACTCCATCCGAAGAAACGCTTCAACGCATTGGATCGCCAAGAGCTCAAGAATATGTTCGCTCTTTGCCCTACATGCCACGAATTCCATTTGAGTCACTATTTCCCAATGCCAACCCTGAAGCATTAGACTTGCTTAATAAGATGCTAGCATTTGACCCTGCTGATAGAATTACTGTCGAAGAAGCTCTTGAGCACCCATATCTCAGGATATGGCACGACCCAGCTGATGAGCCCGTGTGTCCTAGTGAATTTGATTTTTCGTTTGAGGCTGTGGATGATATGGACCAGATGAGACAGATGATTCTTGATGAGGTCATGAAGTTCAGGGAGATGGTTAGACAGCCCATTCCAAACCAGCGTCAACAAGAGGAAGCAGAAGCCCAGGCTCACGCACatgctcaagctcaagctcaagcacaAGCTCAAGCACAGGCTCAAGCAGAAGCCCAAGCTCAAGCCCAAGCACAAGCTCAGGCTCAGGCTCAGGCACAAGCACAGCAATACGCAGACTCCTCATTGGCTGTGGAGTACACCTCACCTATTTCTATGGATCAACAACACTCTTTGAATGCTGCTTTTTCGCGTACTGACCAACTTGGTATCCCTTCTGAAGAGTTTCGCTACCAGGACCAGCCTCCCAAGCCTCAAGAAAACGTTGGTGCTCCAGCGTCCGCATTCGATCTTGAACGAGAGCTCGAGTTTGGGCTTGATGCAAGATAG
- the RPB8 gene encoding DNA-directed RNA polymerase core subunit RPB8 (RNA polymerase subunit ABC14.5; common to RNA polymerases I, II, and III; GO_component: GO:0005736 - DNA-directed RNA polymerase I complex [Evidence IDA] [PMID 11486042]; GO_component: GO:0005736 - DNA-directed RNA polymerase I complex [Evidence IDA] [PMID 9837969]; GO_component: GO:0005665 - DNA-directed RNA polymerase II, core complex [Evidence IDA] [PMID 1331084]; GO_component: GO:0005665 - DNA-directed RNA polymerase II, core complex [Evidence IDA] [PMID 2183013]; GO_component: GO:0005665 - DNA-directed RNA polymerase II, core complex [Evidence IDA] [PMID 2186966]; GO_component: GO:0005666 - DNA-directed RNA polymerase III complex [Evidence IDA] [PMID 10611227]; GO_component: GO:0005666 - DNA-directed RNA polymerase III complex [Evidence IDA] [PMID 3905793]; GO_component: GO:0005634 - nucleus [Evidence IEA,IEA]; GO_function: GO:0003677 - DNA binding [Evidence IEA]; GO_function: GO:0003899 - DNA-directed RNA polymerase activity [Evidence IEA]; GO_function: GO:0001054 - RNA polymerase I activity [Evidence IDA] [PMID 9837969]; GO_function: GO:0001055 - RNA polymerase II activity [Evidence IDA] [PMID 8288647]; GO_function: GO:0001056 - RNA polymerase III activity [Evidence IDA] [PMID 3905793]; GO_function: GO:0003968 - RNA-directed RNA polymerase activity [Evidence IDA] [PMID 18004386]; GO_process: GO:0042254 - ribosome biogenesis [Evidence IEA]; GO_process: GO:0042797 - tRNA transcription from RNA polymerase III promoter [Evidence IDA] [PMID 3905793]; GO_process: GO:0006360 - transcription from RNA polymerase I promoter [Evidence IPI] [PMID 11486042]; GO_process: GO:0006360 - transcription from RNA polymerase I promoter [Evidence IDA] [PMID 9837969]; GO_process: GO:0006366 - transcription from RNA polymerase II promoter [Evidence IPI] [PMID 11486042]; GO_process: GO:0006383 - transcription from RNA polymerase III promoter [Evidence IPI] [PMID 11486042]; GO_process: GO:0006383 - transcription from RNA polymerase III promoter [Evidence IGI] [PMID 9927738]; GO_process: GO:0006351 - transcription, DNA-templated [Evidence IEA]), with the protein MSATLFDDIFKVTSVDSSRYDRVSRITGQSSTSADIHLTLDVNTELFPVTKGTTLTVAVAQTISLDGEPSISSAGWREPKAGEKSLADDYDYVMYGTVYKFEESSADKM; encoded by the coding sequence ATGTCAGCCACTCTATTTGACGACATTTTCAAAGTGACCTCGGTCGATTCCTCGAGATATGACCGGGTATCTAGAATTACTGGCCAGTCCTCGACCAGTGCCGACATCCACCTAACTCTTGACGTCAACACGGAACTCTTTCCCGTTACAAAGGGCACTACTCTGACCGTAGCTGTTGCACAAACCATTTCTTTAGATGGCGAACCATCCATTTCAAGTGCTGGCTGGAGAGAGCCCAAGGCCGGTGAGAAGTCCCTTGCTGATGATTACGACTATGTCATGTACGGAACTGTGTATAAATTCGAAGAATCTTCTGCCGACAAAATGTGA